TTCCAATCCCAAAAGCCTCGAACTGCTCCTGTTGGAGCGCCCCATCGTTTTTCCCGATTGGCTGATGCGTTCGCGCTAGCGACGACGGGAGACGCCTCCGGCGGCCAGGGCTCCGCCCTGGACCCGCTGGGGGGATGATCCCCCCAGACCCCGCAATGGCTTCGCGGGCTTCACCGGGTAAGCCGTTGTTTATGGGGGCGGCCACTCCCCAGATGCCCGGACAGCAGCGGACACCCGCCGGGAACGCGCTCAAAGCAGCGCTTATCCCGGCGGACCGCCATCGTCGCAAGCGACGATGAACGAGGAATTGTTTCATAAAATCCGAGAATTGAATCTTGCTCGAAAATCTGGCGCGCAGCGCCACGGCTCCCCGCGCGGGGATTCGCGGCTTTGCGCGAATTCCCGCGCGACAGGCGGCGCAGCCGCAAGGGTCTTGCCAGCCTCTCCCTGCGCAGAGGCCAGGCAAAGGCAACACGATCCTTACCGGTGAAGCCCGCGAAGCGGAGAGGGATTCCAAAGGGCGCAGCCCTTTGGCCGCCGGAGGCTATTTCTCCGCCTGCCCGGCCGCTCATCACTGCCAGGTCGCACGCCGTCGCGAAGCGGAGAGGGATTCCAAAGGGTGCAGCCATCTGCCCGCCGGAGGCCGCTTCTCCGTCAGTCTGCCGTACTGACGGTCGCCGTATCCTGTCGCGGCTTAGCGGTTGCGGGCCTGGTAGCGGTTGGTGCGTGCTTCCAGCCTGCGGGAGAATTCGGTGAGCACGAAGCAGACCACGAAGTAAAGGACGGCGATGGTGATGAAGATTTCGAAGGGGGCCTTCATGGTGCGGTTGTTCACCTGAGTGGCGGTCTTGGTGAGTTCGTTGACGCCGATGATGTAGGCCAGGGAGGTGTCCTTGGTGAGCGAGACGAACTGGTTCACGAAGGAGGGGATCATGTTTTGCAGCGCCTGGGGCAGTATGACGTGGATCATGGCCTGGGTGTGCGAGAGGCCGGTGCCGCGTGCCGCTTCCATTTGTCCTTTGGGCAGGGAGAGCACGCCCGCGCGCACGATTTCGGCGATGTAGGCGCTGGTGAACACGATGAGTGCGATGATGGCGGACTGCCAGTCGGGCAGGTTGAAGCCGAACACGGCGGGGGCCAGGAAGAAGAACCAGAAGATGACCATGAGCAGCGGCGTGCCGCGGATCACTTCGATGTAGACCAGCGACGGCATGTTGAGCCATTTACGCGAGGAGAGGCGGCAGACGCCCACCACGAGGCCCAGCCAGAAGGCGCCGAAGATGCCTGCCAGGGCCATGAGGATGGACATGGCCAGGCCGCCGAGGGGTCCGTTGGGGTAGGCGCCCCAGAGGAAGTAGTCCAGGTTGTTCCAGACGATGTCCCAGTGCATGCGTGCTACCTCGTGGCCGTGCGCAGCACGCGCAGGTTGTACTGCTGGATGGAGAAGGAGACGATGAGCGAGATGGACAGGTAGATGAGTGTGGACACCGTGAAGGCTTCGAAGCCGTGGAAGGTGTGCGATTCGATCTGCCGGGCCATGTAGGTGAGGTCCATGACGCCGATGGTCATCACCAGTGAGGAGTTCTTGATGAGGTTCAGGAACTGCGAGACGAGGGGCGGCACGATGATGCGGAAGGCCTGGGGCAGGATGACGTAGCCCATGGCCTGCATGAAGGAGAGTCCGCAGGCGCGGGAGGCTTCAAGCTGCGTTTTGGGGATGGCGAAGATGCCGGAGCGCAGGTCTTCGGCGATGAAGGCGGCTGTGTAGAAGCTCAGGGCGATGACGCCGCAGCTGAATTCGAAGTCCTGTGCGTTGAGCCAGCGGTTCACGCCGTCGGGCAGCACGGAGTAGGAGCCGAAATACCAGAAGAATATCTGAACCAGGAGCGGCGTGTTGCGGAAGAATTCCGTGTAGGTCCAGGCGATCCAGACGAGGGGTTTGACCTTGGTGATCCGGAGGATGCACAGGAGCGTGCCCATGACCAGGGCCAGGACGATGGAGATCGCGGAGATCTTGAGGGTGATGGCCAAGCCCTGGAGGATCCAGTCTCCGTATTCGCCGGAGACCACCAGGCCGAAGTCGAATTGATATGCCAACGTGCTGCTCCAGGTGCGCCGGGCGGGGCCCGGGGGGCCGACGGGCGCGCGGGGCGCCCGTCGGAGATTGCCGGTCGGTCGGGGCTGCTAGTGTTTGGTCCTCAAGGTCCGTCCGTGCGGA
This window of the Fundidesulfovibrio magnetotacticus genome carries:
- a CDS encoding amino acid ABC transporter permease, translating into MHWDIVWNNLDYFLWGAYPNGPLGGLAMSILMALAGIFGAFWLGLVVGVCRLSSRKWLNMPSLVYIEVIRGTPLLMVIFWFFFLAPAVFGFNLPDWQSAIIALIVFTSAYIAEIVRAGVLSLPKGQMEAARGTGLSHTQAMIHVILPQALQNMIPSFVNQFVSLTKDTSLAYIIGVNELTKTATQVNNRTMKAPFEIFITIAVLYFVVCFVLTEFSRRLEARTNRYQARNR
- a CDS encoding amino acid ABC transporter permease, with translation MAYQFDFGLVVSGEYGDWILQGLAITLKISAISIVLALVMGTLLCILRITKVKPLVWIAWTYTEFFRNTPLLVQIFFWYFGSYSVLPDGVNRWLNAQDFEFSCGVIALSFYTAAFIAEDLRSGIFAIPKTQLEASRACGLSFMQAMGYVILPQAFRIIVPPLVSQFLNLIKNSSLVMTIGVMDLTYMARQIESHTFHGFEAFTVSTLIYLSISLIVSFSIQQYNLRVLRTATR